In Microbacterium sp. SLBN-146, one genomic interval encodes:
- a CDS encoding aldehyde dehydrogenase — MPTATVALLPEVARFLDTDHGLIIGADRPPASDGGLIDVFDPANGRLLTRVASATASDVDAAVAAARAALPVWNALSPADRADLLWRLGDEIAKRAEEFGQLETLDNGKPTSESGVLDVPLCASLFKYYAGWATKIEGESMTPSGGGAFHVFTRREPVGVVGAIIPWNFPLLMAGYKLGPALAAGNTMVLKPAEQTPLSALRLVELMLEIGFPPGVVNVVTGDGPGAGAPLAAHLDVDKITFTGENATGQKILEASKGNMKRLSLELGGKSPSLIFADADIDKAIAGTFGAIYFNQGQCCIAGARVFVERTAYDRFVDGLGAKVAGIRLGNGLDPETTMGPVVSAEQQARVDGLIASGVAAGARAVVGGGTVSAPELADGYFVQPTLFTDVAADMEIMRREIFGPVGMVGVFDTEDEAIELANATPFGLASGLWTSDVTRTHRVVPQIHAGVVWVNTYGMFDVAIPYGGFKASGYGKELGREALDPYLQTKTVWIDLGG; from the coding sequence ATGCCCACTGCGACCGTCGCGCTGCTCCCCGAAGTAGCGCGCTTCCTCGACACCGACCACGGTCTCATCATCGGTGCCGACCGACCCCCGGCATCCGATGGCGGCCTCATCGACGTGTTCGATCCCGCGAACGGGCGACTCCTCACGCGAGTCGCCTCGGCCACGGCGAGCGATGTGGACGCTGCGGTCGCCGCCGCGCGCGCGGCGCTCCCGGTCTGGAACGCACTGTCCCCCGCCGATCGGGCGGATCTCCTGTGGCGCCTGGGCGACGAGATCGCCAAACGCGCGGAGGAGTTCGGCCAGCTCGAAACGCTCGACAACGGCAAGCCGACCTCGGAGTCCGGTGTCCTGGACGTTCCCCTCTGCGCCTCCCTGTTCAAGTACTACGCGGGATGGGCGACGAAGATCGAGGGCGAGTCGATGACGCCGTCGGGCGGCGGCGCCTTCCACGTCTTCACGCGCAGGGAGCCCGTCGGCGTCGTCGGGGCGATCATCCCGTGGAACTTCCCCCTGCTCATGGCCGGCTACAAGCTCGGCCCCGCGCTCGCCGCCGGCAACACCATGGTGCTCAAGCCCGCTGAGCAGACACCGCTGTCCGCCCTCCGCCTCGTCGAGCTCATGCTCGAGATCGGATTCCCGCCCGGCGTCGTCAACGTCGTCACGGGCGACGGTCCGGGAGCCGGCGCACCGCTCGCCGCGCACCTCGACGTGGACAAGATCACATTCACGGGCGAGAACGCGACGGGCCAGAAGATCCTGGAGGCCTCGAAGGGGAACATGAAGCGACTGTCGCTCGAACTGGGCGGCAAGTCTCCGAGCCTCATCTTCGCGGATGCCGACATCGACAAGGCCATCGCCGGAACGTTCGGTGCGATCTATTTCAACCAGGGGCAGTGCTGCATCGCGGGTGCGCGCGTCTTCGTCGAGCGCACGGCGTACGACCGGTTCGTCGACGGTCTCGGGGCGAAGGTCGCCGGCATCCGTCTCGGGAACGGCCTCGACCCCGAGACGACGATGGGCCCCGTCGTCAGCGCGGAGCAGCAGGCACGGGTGGACGGTCTCATCGCCTCCGGAGTCGCCGCGGGTGCACGCGCCGTCGTCGGCGGCGGTACCGTCAGCGCACCCGAACTCGCGGACGGGTACTTCGTCCAGCCCACGCTCTTCACCGACGTCGCCGCCGACATGGAGATCATGCGACGGGAGATCTTCGGACCGGTCGGTATGGTCGGAGTGTTCGACACCGAGGACGAGGCGATCGAGCTGGCCAACGCGACGCCGTTCGGTCTGGCATCCGGACTGTGGACGAGCGACGTGACGCGGACGCACCGCGTCGTGCCGCAGATCCATGCCGGCGTCGTCTGGGTCAACACGTACGGCATGTTCGACGTCGCGATTCCCTACGGTGGCTTCAAGGCGAGCGGATACGGCAAGGAATTGGGCCGGGAAGCGCTTGACCCTTACCTTCAGACCAAGACAGTCTGGATCGACCTCGGCGGATGA